GCCCGAGCACTGACCGGTACCGCACGATGGAGCCGCCACCGGTCCCTGCTCCCTACAGAGAAGGGGCGAACCGTGAAGATCGAACAGACCGTATCGGCGGCCGTCGCGGGCCTTGAGCTCGGCAATACCTTCGCCCTTGACGATCTCCTCCACACCGTCCAAGACCGGCGGCACCGTAGGCTCCGCGTCGTCGAACTCGCAGACCTCGACACCCACGACGGCCTCTGCGCGCTCTGGCTCTCCACCGATGCCGAAGACGTCGTGCTTCACGCCCGCAGCGACTCCGCGCTGCATCGCCAGCAGTTCGTGCTCCACGAGCTCGCCCACATGATCCTTGGCCACGGCGAAGGCGACGGCTGTGCAGTCGGGGAGGTACTGCTGCCCAACATCCCGCCGTACACCAGAGGTCGCCTGCTCAGGCGGCAAGACCTCGACAGCGAAACCGAGATCGCCGCCGAGTCCCTCGCCGACCGGCTCGCCGCCGGCATCCGAGGGTCGGTGTTCGCAGAGTCCAGATACTCGGAGATATTCGGATGATCCAGACGCTCGTCGCAACGCTCATGTGGGCGCTCGTGGCGAGCCTGCTCATCTTCCGACGCAAACGCACCGACCGAAGCATCACCTACGCCGCCCTCACCATCGCCATCGCGATGACGCTCAACGTGGATGCCGCCTACAGCGCCGTCGATCGACTGCTCGGTGGCACCAACCTCGCCACCCTGATCGCGGACGCGCTCCTGATGACCGGGCTGTTCTTCCTCGGCCGCGGCGTCATGAAGACCGGCGAGTACCGGCCCAGGCTCGTCCGAGCCGCCGTCAGCATCCCCGTCCTGCTCGTCGCGCTGCTCGCGATCACCGCATCGTTCCTGCTCATCGACCGCGGCACCACTACCACACGATTTATGATCGACCTCGGCGCACAGCCAGCGGCGGCGGTCTACTCGATCATCAACTTCACCTACTGCCTCGTCATTGTCGTGGCGATGCTCGTCCTCGCCATAAGGCAGTACCGGCACAACACCGGCATCCAGCACCTCCCCGCGGCACTGTTGAGCCTGGGGTCGGCGTTCGGCGTCGCGCTCTGCCTCGCCGTGATCGTCATGGACGTTGCCCACGCCACGGGCCACCTCGACCTCATGCACACTATCCAGTCCGCCTACGATCCGCTCTCCGTCCTGACCTTCGTGTTCCTCTGTGCCGGGTTCGCGATCCAGCCTGCCGTCCGTCGCGCTCAGCACCGCGCCCGGCAGAGGCAGACCGTCGCCCTCACAGCGCAGCTGGAGTCGCTTTGGCACCAGGCGACGCGCGCACGGCCCGGGCTGAGCCAGGCCGACCCCCTCGCCGCCAGTAGCGAAGACCCCGAAGGGCACCTCCACCGAGTGATCGTCGAAATCCGCGACGCGATGATCGACCCTCGCATCACCTTCGACATCAGCACCGACGACCGCGACCTGCTCGAACGCGCCGAGAGCCACCTCGTCGGAAGCGACAGTGCCCTCGCGACGACCTCGCCCGTTCCCTACGTCGAGGAGCGGGAGTCGTGATAGGCCGCATCGCTCTCGGCGCTGGGGCCGCGGCGGCAGCGGTTGCCGGGGTCGGGTGGGCCATCGCGCGGCGGCTCACCGCACCCGTCGGCCCACGAATGTTCGACCTCACCGTTCGAGGCGTCGAGTACACCGACGACGGCGACCTGATCGTGCTCGACCGCACCGACCAGGCCGCCGCGCCAGGCATCTACAATCTCTGGTTCGAGCACGGCGGCTGGGCGCAGCTCGCCACAGATAGCGTCGATCGAGGACCCACCCGCGTCGCTCGCAGGATCACGGGCACCACATCGGGTTTCACTCCGAAGACCGGCGATTGCGCCTCCTGGAGCGGCATCTACTACGCCACCCCAGCCGACGCCGGACTCCACACACGCGACATCACCATCACGACCCCCGCAGGACCATGCCCGGCCTGGCGCATCGACGGCGACCTCGCGACCTGGGCCATCCACATCCACGGCCTCGGCAGCACCCGCGCCGGCACCCTCCGCGGCGTCCTCGCCGCAACCGAACTCGGCTACACCTCCCTCGTCGTCAGCTACCGCAACACAGCAGAAGGGCCGCGAGTTGGCACCGGCCGGACGACCTTCGGCTACGCAGAGACGAGCGACGTTGACGAGGCCATCGGGTACGCCGTCCGACGAGGAGCCGAACAGGTCGTGATCTTCGGCTGGTCGATGGGTGCCGCTGTCGCTCTCCAGCTCGCCGACCACCCGCGACATCCGGGACTGATCGCCGCGCTCGTACTCGACTCCCCAGTCCTCAACTGGACCGAAGTCATCAAGTCCAACTGCGCCCGCAGCGGATGGCCTGCAGCAGCCGGGCACCTCGCGATCCCGTGGCTCACCCTCGACCCACTGGCACGCACAGTCGGCCTGCCAGGACGCATCCCACTTCCCACCTTCGACTGGACATCCCGAGCCGTAGAGCTCAACACGCCGACCCTGATCCTCCACGGCACCCGAGACGACTCCGTGCCGATCCGGCTCTCACAAGCACTCCGAGACGCTCGCCCGGACCTCGTTGAGCTTGAGACCTTCGATGCCGGCCACACCCTCTGCTGGAACAGCGATCTGGACCGCTGGCGGAACACGGTGACCGCCTGGCTCAAGGTGCGCATCCCACGCTGATCGGCAGAACGCAGCGGCCACTCTCGAAACCCGTCTCGTTCGGCCACGCCCGGAGAAACCCAACTCAAGCCGTACCTCAGCCGGTATCATCGTGGGTGTTGGCCTGCCTGGGCCATTGAGCGAGGGAGGACCAACGTGGCTGAGCCGTGGCTGTCCGCAGACGACATCGCCGCCCACCTCGGGGTCACCAAAGACACCGTCTACACCTGGATCGCCGAGAAGGCCATGCCCGCCCACAAGGTCGGACGCCTCTGGAAGTTCCAAGCCAGCGAGATAGACGACTGGGTGCGCGCGGGTGCGGCGGCCAGTGACCAAGAGCTCCACGTAGCCCATCCCGGTGTCGGTGGACGCTCCTACGCTCATGACAACGACGAGCACCGGGAGGGGGGAAGATGAACCTGAAAGACGCCCAGCGCTTGGTGAAGTCCAAGCAACGCGTTGCGGACCACGGCGAGGTGTTCACGCCGGCGTGGATGGTCGAGGACATGCTCGACCTCGTTAAGCACGAGTCTGAGCGGATCGACTCCCGCGTACTCGAACCCGCCTGCGGCTCGGGCAACTTCCTCATCCCCGTCCTGGCTCGCAAGCTCGCCACGGTCGAGCTTCGGCACGGCAAGAGCGAGTTCGAGAAGCGCCACTACGCATTGTTCGCGCTCATGTGCACCTACGGTATCGAACTTCTCGCAGACAACGCCGAAGAGTGCCGTCACAATCTCGCCGAGGTGTTCAACACGTTCTTGGGTATCGGCAACGATGACCAGTGGGCACGAGCGGCCCGCGCGGTTCTCACCGTGAACATCGTCCAGGGCGATGCCTTGACCATGACCGTGCCAAGCGGCCAGCCGATCACCTTTCCTGAGTGGGGCTACCTCGGCAAAGGCAAGTTCCAGAGGCGCGACTTTCGCTACGACGACCTCACTCAGCGCGCCTCGTACGAGGGAACCCTATTCGGCGAGCTCGATGACGAGGACCTGTTCGTCCCCGCGCAGACTTACCCGACGATGACCGTCATTCAGATCGCCGAGGCCGCCGCGTGACCCTTGCACCTTTGACTCTCCGAGGGCACAACCCGGATGTCTTGACCTGCATCGCGAACCTCTCCAACGATGAGGTCTTCACCCCGCCGGAGTTCGCGAACCAGATGCTCGACACGCTTGCCGCCGCGTGGGCAGACGCCAACGACGGCGCCGACATCTGGGCCAACCCCGATGTCACGTTCCTCGATCCGTTCACCAAGTCTGGTGTGTTCCTCCGCGAGATCGTGCGCCGACTCACCGACGGCCTGATCCTGACGATCCCCGACCTCACCGAACGCGTCGATCACATCCTCACCCACCAAGTGTTCGGCATCGG
Above is a window of Propioniciclava coleopterorum DNA encoding:
- a CDS encoding MAB_1171c family putative transporter — translated: MIQTLVATLMWALVASLLIFRRKRTDRSITYAALTIAIAMTLNVDAAYSAVDRLLGGTNLATLIADALLMTGLFFLGRGVMKTGEYRPRLVRAAVSIPVLLVALLAITASFLLIDRGTTTTRFMIDLGAQPAAAVYSIINFTYCLVIVVAMLVLAIRQYRHNTGIQHLPAALLSLGSAFGVALCLAVIVMDVAHATGHLDLMHTIQSAYDPLSVLTFVFLCAGFAIQPAVRRAQHRARQRQTVALTAQLESLWHQATRARPGLSQADPLAASSEDPEGHLHRVIVEIRDAMIDPRITFDISTDDRDLLERAESHLVGSDSALATTSPVPYVEERES
- a CDS encoding alpha/beta hydrolase, producing MFDLTVRGVEYTDDGDLIVLDRTDQAAAPGIYNLWFEHGGWAQLATDSVDRGPTRVARRITGTTSGFTPKTGDCASWSGIYYATPADAGLHTRDITITTPAGPCPAWRIDGDLATWAIHIHGLGSTRAGTLRGVLAATELGYTSLVVSYRNTAEGPRVGTGRTTFGYAETSDVDEAIGYAVRRGAEQVVIFGWSMGAAVALQLADHPRHPGLIAALVLDSPVLNWTEVIKSNCARSGWPAAAGHLAIPWLTLDPLARTVGLPGRIPLPTFDWTSRAVELNTPTLILHGTRDDSVPIRLSQALRDARPDLVELETFDAGHTLCWNSDLDRWRNTVTAWLKVRIPR
- a CDS encoding helix-turn-helix domain-containing protein, which translates into the protein MAEPWLSADDIAAHLGVTKDTVYTWIAEKAMPAHKVGRLWKFQASEIDDWVRAGAAASDQELHVAHPGVGGRSYAHDNDEHREGGR
- a CDS encoding N-6 DNA methylase; the encoded protein is MNLKDAQRLVKSKQRVADHGEVFTPAWMVEDMLDLVKHESERIDSRVLEPACGSGNFLIPVLARKLATVELRHGKSEFEKRHYALFALMCTYGIELLADNAEECRHNLAEVFNTFLGIGNDDQWARAARAVLTVNIVQGDALTMTVPSGQPITFPEWGYLGKGKFQRRDFRYDDLTQRASYEGTLFGELDDEDLFVPAQTYPTMTVIQIAEAAA